A stretch of DNA from Sulfurospirillum tamanense:
TACCTAGCGTTACCTTTCCAACAATTAAAGTATCGTTCATTTTACATCCTTTGTGTTATCTTTACATGTAAGGGATTTTTATACCACACGGCCACTTAAAGCCCTATATGTCACCCACCCCATAAACCCAGCCGCCGAATAGACAATAAAAAAGAACCCAATCCAAATGGCCACATAGGGCATCTGTAGCCACGTAACGATGATGGAAAAAAGGGCGATTTTAGCAAAGATTTGGCGGTAAAGTCCCACCGCGACGATGACTTTTGGCTGCTTGATGCCTTGCATGGTCGAAACACAGATAAACAAAATGACATACCCAAAGAAGATAAACACTTCGATATACAAGTAGGTCATGGCATACTCCACTACCGCTGGCGTGGCATCAAAGCGGGAAACCACCCACTCGCCCACGGTGTAACCTAATACCACCCCAAGGGCACAGATGGCAAAGCCGTATTTTAAGGCCAATACCACGGTTTCTTTGACCCGCGCGTACTGCTTGGCACCAAAGTTATTGGAGACCAACGAAAGCACCGCGGAACTGATGCCAAGGGCGGGTAAGAGCATGATTTGTTCCACCCGAAAGGCAATCCCATACCCCGCGACCGCTTGGTAGCCGTACTGGGCCACGTAGTAAATGGTAATGACCGAACCCATAGACATGGTGAGCATATTAAGGCTTGGCGGAAGTCCTTGGGATAAAAAAGTGCGGTAGATGCGAAAATCTGGCAAAAATAGCCGCGGGCATTGCCACTGGAGCATCCCCGCTTGACGGACTTTTAGCGCCAAATAGACCACACTCACGCCTTGAATACACACCGTCGCTAGCGCAATTCCTCTAATCCCAAGGGCAGGCAAGGGGCCAAAGCCGTAGATGAACAGTGGGTTCAGCATAAGGTTGAGGAAAAACCCCACAATGAGCATGTTGCGGTAGGTTTTGGTATCACCAAGAGCTACTAAGATGGCATTAAGTGCGTAGGTTCCCATAAACAACGGTGTCGCCACCAAAATGGTTTGAATATACGCAAGTGCCAAGGGTAAATAGTTCTCTTGTGCCCCTAAAGCACGCAACACCCACGGCGCACTCCATGCCCCCAAAAGGGCTAACACGGAGCCTAACACCACCACAAACACTAACCCTTTGTGGGCATAAAGGGTGGCTAAAAAGGGGCGTTTTTTTCCTAACGCATTGCCAATGAGCGCCGTGATGGCTGAACCAAACCCAAAACCCACACCCACCACTGCAAAGTAAAGAAAAAAACTCACCGAAAGCCCCGCCACCGCCTCCGTGGAAATAAGCCCCGCATAAAAAGTGTCTACTACATTATAGAGGGTGTTAAACAAAATCCCCGTACTCGCAGGAATAGCAAGCTCTTTTAAAAGCTGGGGAATAGGCTGGGTAACAAGACGATTATCGCGCATGAGGGCTTACATGTAAAGTTTTATTTGCTAGGCAATACAAATTTATCTATCCATTCACAAAATTGAGGAACAACTTCATCGCTACTCCAAATACCTATTCTATTGCACAAGCTACTGTAATCAGTCCCCTCAGCTACTTCTCCCGAGAGAACATATTTCCAAAATTCATAAACTCTCTTGTTTTTCTGCAAATAGCATAATATATTGCTGTTTTTTTCCAAATCCGAAAGTGTTAAATTTTCACTTTGTGCTTTTTGATAAAGTTCAAAATCTTTTATTTTCAAAACACACAACAATGAGTACAGCCACATAAACTCCTCGTTTTCTCCCCTTCCTACTACGCATAAAGCCAATTGCATAAAAAGATGGTTCATTTCTCTTGGAGTTAGACCCGCTGACGCGCATAGTTCTTTTAAACTATCATGATGTTCCCCCTTGAAGCCATGTCCATTAAACAAATATGCTACGTATGCGTCATACCCCTTTCCTGAAAAATCTTTCTTGGTTTTAGTAAGCCCAAACTCCAAAGAAATAAATTTTTGCAAATATTCATTCGCATCAATATTTCCATAAACTGAACAGATGGAGTGTTTGAGTTGTTGTTTATTAACACCCAAAACGAATACAACATTATCCACATCAAAAAAGTGTTTTATTTTTTCCAATAATTCAACTGCGTAGTTCGGGCGACAACGGTCAAGCTCATCTACAATAACCACCAAAGGATAGCCAGTCTCAGACTTTAATTTTTCTGAAAGTTTTTTTAG
This window harbors:
- a CDS encoding KAP family P-loop NTPase fold protein, with amino-acid sequence MRLVLPALDINPSNPYEKDVLKGRQELGETLISLVKNFEDPLTISINAGWGEGKSTFLRMWEADLKNESAKVVMFDAFLHDYQEDIFTSFIGAISAELEPLTRLSKEKKSFVVAGKKVLKVATKIGLGVGLRVLSANAVGSECMQSAIEEAKINSGELVDHFINESLENYKTSDQAIKHFKEALKKLSEKLKSETGYPLVVIVDELDRCRPNYAVELLEKIKHFFDVDNVVFVLGVNKQQLKHSICSVYGNIDANEYLQKFISLEFGLTKTKKDFSGKGYDAYVAYLFNGHGFKGEHHDSLKELCASAGLTPREMNHLFMQLALCVVGRGENEEFMWLYSLLCVLKIKDFELYQKAQSENLTLSDLEKNSNILCYLQKNKRVYEFWKYVLSGEVAEGTDYSSLCNRIGIWSSDEVVPQFCEWIDKFVLPSK
- a CDS encoding MATE family efflux transporter, which encodes MRDNRLVTQPIPQLLKELAIPASTGILFNTLYNVVDTFYAGLISTEAVAGLSVSFFLYFAVVGVGFGFGSAITALIGNALGKKRPFLATLYAHKGLVFVVVLGSVLALLGAWSAPWVLRALGAQENYLPLALAYIQTILVATPLFMGTYALNAILVALGDTKTYRNMLIVGFFLNLMLNPLFIYGFGPLPALGIRGIALATVCIQGVSVVYLALKVRQAGMLQWQCPRLFLPDFRIYRTFLSQGLPPSLNMLTMSMGSVITIYYVAQYGYQAVAGYGIAFRVEQIMLLPALGISSAVLSLVSNNFGAKQYARVKETVVLALKYGFAICALGVVLGYTVGEWVVSRFDATPAVVEYAMTYLYIEVFIFFGYVILFICVSTMQGIKQPKVIVAVGLYRQIFAKIALFSIIVTWLQMPYVAIWIGFFFIVYSAAGFMGWVTYRALSGRVV